A DNA window from Leptidea sinapis chromosome 39, ilLepSina1.1, whole genome shotgun sequence contains the following coding sequences:
- the LOC126976178 gene encoding beclin-1-like protein: MGESKSYVSFSCQRCLQPLNLDESLNNLGEHTIADLTLQIRRNNEADLDLQSSSLEHYVPPFRMTESGNGANGFMVISDGWETTSLGHQLHVKATLFDLLSNNSDVDHPLCDECTDTLLELMDNQLKITEAEWKDYNNYLKKLEDDKEDLNLEGLEKELDDWKQEEDRLLQELSALQKEEKAMKDEIEVQEKEKERLEQEQEIYWREYTRYRKDLMTTEDQMKFYECQLAYTEAQLEKLRKTNVFKATFHISDSGQFGIINNFRLGRLPTAPVDWSEINAAWGQTVLLLASLGRKINFCFQRYRLVPYGNHSYIEVLEDQKVLPLHGSGGFRFLWDTKFDAAMVAFLDCLQQFKEQVEKGNTGFCLPYRIDKGKIEDTASPPHAYSIKIQFNSEEHWTKALKYMLTNLKWALTWISSQFTEDKLDG, translated from the coding sequence atggGTGAATCAAAATCGTATGTTAGTTTCTCTTGTCAGCGTTGTCTTCAGCCTTTAAATCTTGACGAGTCTCTGAATAACCTCGGTGAACACACAATTGCCGATCTAACACTTCAAATACGGCGCAATAATGAAGCTGATCTCGATCTCCAATCATCAAGCCTGGAGCATTATGTGCCACCGTTTCGAATGACAGAATCAGGTAACGGCGCTAACGGCTTCATGGTTATATCTGACGGCTGGGAGACCACTTCCTTAGGCCATCAACTGCACGTAAAAGCAACTCTCTTTGATTTACTTTCTAATAATTCTGATGTAGATCACCCATTATGTGATGAATGCACAGATACTCTATTAGAATTAATGGATAACCAATTGAAAATTACTGAAGCGGAGTGGAAGGactataataattacttaaaaaagtTAGAAGATGACAAGGAGGATTTGAATTTGGAAGGTTTAGAGAAAGAATTGGATGACTGGAAACAAGAGGAAGATAGATTACTGCAAGAGCTATCTGCGTTACAGAAAGAAGAGAAAGCTATGAAAGATGAGATTGAAGTGCAGGAGAAGGAGAAGGAAAGATTGGAACAAGAACAGGAGATTTATTGGAGGGAGTACACTAGATATAGAAAAGACCTTATGACAACTGAGGATCAAATGAAGTTTTATGAATGTCAATTGGCATACACTGAAGCTCAATTAGAGAAGTTaagaaaaacaaatgtatttaagGCAACATTCCATATATCTGACTCTGGTCAATTtggtattataaataattttcgaCTTGGTCGTCTACCCACTGCCCCTGTTGATTGGTCGGAAATTAATGCAGCTTGGGGTCAAACTGTCTTGCTACTGGCATCGTTAGGACGAAAAATCAATTTCTGTTTTCAGCGATATAGGTTGGTTCCATACGGCAATCATTCATACATTGAAGTTCTTGAAGATCAAAAAGTATTACCGTTACATGGATCTGGTGGTTTTCGTTTCTTATGGGACACAAAATTTGATGCAGCGATGGTAGCATTCTTAGATTGTCTTCAACAATTTAAAGAACAGGTAGAAAAAGGTAATACAGGCTTTTGTTTGCCGTACAGAATAGATAAAGGTAAAATTGAAGATACAGCATCACCACCTCATGCATATTCTATTAAGATTCAATTTAATTCCGAGGAGCATTGGACAAAGGCCTTAAAGTATATGTTGACTAATTTAAAATGGGCTTTAACTTGGATCTCATCCCAATTCACTGAAGATAAGCTAGATGGATAA